In Burkholderia contaminans, the following proteins share a genomic window:
- the glnE gene encoding bifunctional [glutamate--ammonia ligase]-adenylyl-L-tyrosine phosphorylase/[glutamate--ammonia-ligase] adenylyltransferase — translation MTDASALICTSYSRYLARAAAARPALAEQIAVWAAAPLARAQQDARLTELLGTPAAGTAAPTEEQLKRALRQLRAEVFGAVAERDLRGLADVAEVTGAMTDLAEVSVQRSLALLSAELEALYGEPRGADGQRVVLGVVGMGKLGGRELNVSSDIDLIFVYEDDGETTGGTRSPLSTQEYFTRLGRRLIGVLSEVTADGYVFRVDMRLRPNGDSGPLVCSLGMLEEYFYVQGREWERYAWIKGRLVSEGESDAAQRLASQLESLVKPFVYRRYLDFGVIGAIRSLHQQIRQEAARRASMRPDKADDIKLGRGGIREIEFSAQVFQLIRGGQDAEFRVRPTLAVLRHAQARGLIGEDVRARLTDAYNFLRTLEHRLQYRNDAQTHAMPVEPDERAALAASLGFADYAALMTVLDGHRTFVEAQFDQIFADKASGAPCAAGDDTAAAWIWSGALADDGEDDALVARLDGLGFKDPATVLARLRAIWQSSRYTGLPEKSRQRFDSVAQRALDAAPNIDAARRDDTIVRLFDLLETVSRRGVYLALLTEYPAALDRVLSVLGATRWGGGYLIRHPQLLDELLDDEAIASPFDWPAFKDALRARLAAADGPEQQMDLLRHAQHAEVFRILLIDLAGQLSVEHVSDRLSELADAVLDVTIEVVWSQLAKRHRDVPKFAVIAYGKLGGKELGYASDLDLIFLYDDADERSADVYTTFTRRLITWLTTATGAGALFDIDLRLRPNGEAGLLVTDLDAFRRYQLREGDAANTAWVWEHQALTRARYSAGDAQIGADFEAIRQQVLTTPRDGGVLAKEIVDMRGKVFAGHPNQTELFDLKHDRGGMVDIEFIVQYWVLLHASSDAELIRNTGNIALLREVARFGLMGEDEAERVGAAYRKYRKLQHKLRLDGMEKARVDPAVVADERAAVTALWERVFGAVETDS, via the coding sequence ATGACCGACGCTTCCGCCCTGATCTGCACGTCCTATTCCCGTTACCTGGCCCGAGCGGCCGCCGCGCGGCCCGCGCTGGCCGAACAGATCGCCGTGTGGGCCGCCGCACCGCTCGCCCGCGCGCAGCAGGATGCGCGCCTCACCGAACTGCTCGGCACGCCGGCCGCCGGCACGGCTGCGCCGACCGAGGAGCAACTGAAGCGCGCGCTGCGGCAACTGCGCGCCGAGGTGTTTGGCGCGGTCGCGGAGCGCGACCTGCGCGGGCTCGCCGACGTCGCCGAAGTGACGGGCGCGATGACCGATCTCGCCGAGGTGTCGGTGCAGCGCTCGCTCGCGCTGCTGTCGGCCGAGCTCGAGGCGCTGTACGGCGAGCCGCGCGGCGCCGACGGCCAGCGCGTCGTGCTCGGCGTGGTCGGGATGGGCAAGCTCGGCGGCCGCGAGCTGAACGTGTCGTCGGACATCGACCTGATCTTCGTCTACGAGGACGACGGCGAGACGACCGGCGGCACGCGTTCGCCATTGTCCACGCAGGAATACTTCACGCGGCTCGGCCGGCGGCTGATCGGCGTGTTGTCGGAAGTCACGGCCGACGGCTACGTGTTTCGCGTCGACATGCGGCTGCGTCCGAACGGCGATTCGGGGCCGCTCGTCTGCAGCCTCGGCATGCTCGAGGAATATTTCTACGTGCAGGGCCGCGAGTGGGAACGCTACGCGTGGATCAAGGGGCGGCTCGTGTCGGAGGGCGAAAGCGACGCGGCGCAACGGCTGGCGTCGCAACTCGAGTCGCTCGTCAAGCCGTTCGTATACCGCCGCTACCTCGACTTCGGCGTGATCGGCGCGATCCGCTCGCTGCACCAGCAGATCCGGCAGGAAGCCGCGCGCCGCGCGTCGATGCGGCCCGACAAGGCCGACGACATCAAGCTCGGGCGCGGCGGGATCCGCGAGATCGAATTCAGTGCGCAGGTGTTCCAGCTGATCCGCGGCGGCCAGGATGCGGAGTTCCGCGTGCGGCCGACGCTCGCGGTGCTGCGCCATGCGCAGGCGCGCGGGCTGATCGGCGAGGATGTGCGTGCGCGCCTGACCGATGCCTACAATTTTCTGCGCACGCTCGAGCACCGGCTGCAGTACCGCAACGACGCGCAGACGCACGCGATGCCGGTCGAGCCCGACGAACGCGCGGCGCTGGCCGCGTCGCTGGGCTTTGCCGACTACGCGGCGCTGATGACGGTGCTGGACGGCCACCGCACGTTCGTCGAAGCGCAGTTCGACCAGATTTTTGCCGACAAGGCGAGCGGCGCGCCCTGCGCGGCCGGCGACGACACGGCAGCCGCGTGGATCTGGAGCGGCGCGCTGGCCGACGACGGCGAGGACGACGCGCTGGTCGCGCGTCTCGACGGCCTCGGTTTCAAGGATCCGGCCACCGTGCTCGCCCGGCTGCGCGCGATCTGGCAGTCGTCGCGCTACACGGGCCTGCCGGAAAAGAGCCGGCAGCGCTTCGACAGCGTCGCGCAGCGGGCGCTCGACGCCGCGCCGAACATCGACGCCGCGCGCCGCGACGACACGATCGTGCGCCTGTTCGACCTGCTCGAGACGGTCAGCCGGCGCGGTGTCTATCTCGCATTGCTGACCGAATATCCGGCCGCGCTCGACCGCGTGCTGTCGGTGCTCGGTGCGACGCGCTGGGGCGGCGGCTACCTGATCCGCCATCCGCAGCTGCTCGACGAACTGCTCGACGACGAGGCGATCGCGAGCCCGTTCGACTGGCCCGCGTTCAAGGACGCACTGCGCGCGCGACTCGCCGCGGCCGACGGCCCCGAGCAACAGATGGACCTGCTGCGGCACGCCCAGCACGCGGAGGTGTTCCGGATCCTGCTGATCGATCTGGCCGGGCAACTGTCGGTCGAGCACGTGAGCGACCGGCTGTCCGAGCTGGCCGACGCGGTGCTCGACGTGACGATCGAAGTCGTCTGGTCGCAGCTCGCGAAGCGCCATCGCGACGTGCCGAAGTTCGCGGTGATCGCGTACGGCAAGCTCGGCGGCAAGGAGCTCGGCTACGCATCGGATCTCGACCTGATCTTCCTGTACGACGACGCCGACGAGCGCTCGGCGGACGTCTACACGACCTTCACGCGGCGCCTGATCACGTGGCTCACCACGGCGACCGGGGCGGGCGCGCTGTTCGACATCGACCTGCGGCTGCGGCCGAACGGCGAGGCCGGCCTGCTCGTCACCGATCTCGACGCGTTCCGCCGCTACCAGCTGCGCGAGGGCGACGCCGCGAATACCGCGTGGGTCTGGGAGCACCAGGCGCTGACGCGTGCCCGCTACAGCGCGGGCGACGCGCAGATCGGCGCGGACTTCGAGGCGATCCGCCAGCAGGTGCTGACGACGCCGCGCGACGGCGGCGTGCTTGCGAAGGAAATCGTCGACATGCGCGGCAAGGTGTTCGCCGGCCACCCGAACCAGACCGAGCTGTTCGACCTGAAGCACGATCGCGGCGGGATGGTCGACATCGAGTTCATCGTCCAGTACTGGGTGCTGCTGCACGCGTCGAGCGATGCCGAGCTGATCCGCAACACGGGCAACATCGCGCTGCTGCGCGAGGTCGCGCGCTTCGGGTTGATGGGCGAGGACGAGGCCGAGCGGGTGGGTGCGGCGTACCGGAAGTACCGGAAGCTGCAGCACAAGCTGCGGCTCGATGGCATGGAAAAGGCGCGGGTCGATCCGGCGGTGGTGGCCGACGAGCGGGCCGCTGTCACGGCGCTGTGGGAGCGCGTGTTCGGGGCGGTTGAAACGGATAGTTGA